One region of Demequina sp. TMPB413 genomic DNA includes:
- the efeU gene encoding iron uptake transporter permease EfeU, translated as MLANYLIGLREGLEAALVIGILVAYLVRTQRRDLLASVWTGVGVAVVVSLAAGAALTLGPNGLSFEAQEVIGGSLSIVAVALITWMIFWMGKTARFLKRHLEDGVEKAIAMGKGAIVTMALVAVGREGLETALFLWAGIEAAGSTTAPITGAVLGLLTAVALGVLIYRGAVRINLRVFFQWTGVFLIIVAGGVLAYGIHDLQEARVLPGLNTLAFDVSDTITPGSVLGTLLKGIFNFSPATTVLEATAWILYVVPTMWLFVRTAFRGSPTPSGAPRATKTAAHAA; from the coding sequence GTGCTCGCCAACTACCTCATCGGCTTGAGAGAGGGCCTCGAGGCAGCGCTCGTTATCGGCATCCTGGTGGCGTACCTGGTCCGCACCCAACGCCGGGACCTGCTTGCCTCGGTGTGGACGGGCGTCGGCGTGGCCGTGGTCGTCTCGCTCGCCGCGGGGGCGGCGCTCACGCTCGGCCCCAACGGTCTCAGTTTCGAGGCGCAAGAGGTCATCGGCGGGTCGCTCAGCATCGTCGCGGTCGCGCTCATCACGTGGATGATCTTCTGGATGGGCAAGACCGCGCGCTTTCTCAAGCGTCACCTCGAGGATGGGGTCGAGAAGGCGATCGCTATGGGCAAGGGCGCCATCGTCACGATGGCACTGGTCGCAGTGGGCCGTGAAGGGCTCGAGACGGCCCTGTTCCTGTGGGCAGGTATCGAGGCGGCTGGCTCCACCACGGCGCCCATCACTGGCGCGGTTCTCGGTCTCCTGACTGCGGTCGCGCTCGGTGTGCTCATCTATCGCGGTGCGGTGCGCATCAACCTGCGGGTCTTCTTCCAGTGGACCGGGGTGTTTCTCATCATCGTTGCTGGTGGAGTCCTCGCTTACGGCATCCACGACCTCCAAGAGGCTCGCGTCTTGCCAGGCCTGAACACCCTCGCCTTTGACGTGAGTGACACGATCACGCCCGGCTCGGTCCTTGGGACCCTCCTCAAGGGCATCTTCAACTTCTCCCCGGCAACCACCGTTCTCGAGGCCACTGCGTGGATCCTGTACGTCGTCCCCACCATGTGGCTGTTCGTCCGCACCGCTTTTCGCGGCAGTCCCACACCTTCAGGCGCACCCCGCGCCACCAAGACCGCCGCACACGCGGCCTAA